From the Malus domestica chromosome 17, GDT2T_hap1 genome, one window contains:
- the LOC103405884 gene encoding GDSL esterase/lipase At5g37690, which translates to MEVTMWMALATTIFATMVAVPSLAATTVTFTFGDSLTDVGNNNYLQYSLAKSNYPWYGIDYVGGRPTGRFSNGRTIGDVISQKMGIIPSPPPYLSLSPNDDQLLKGVNYASGGAGILNSTGLYFIQRLSLDDQIQDFKKTTDVIKAKIGAQAAAKLCKDAVYFIGLGSNDYINNYLQPFLPTGRQYTPEQFAELLVGTLERQFKRLYQLGARNMTFHGLGPLGCIPSQRVRSNTGQCLNQVNQMMLGFNSKVQKLLASLNSQLPGAKLSFADTYGDVLDLIQNPTASGFKVSNLPCCNVATNIGGLCLPNSQVCSNRRDYVFWDAFHPTDAANAVLADKLYPKLFAPPSP; encoded by the exons ATGGAAGTGACAATGTGGATGGCTCTAGCTACCACCATTTTCGCAACCATGGTAGCCGTGCCTTCATTGGCAGCGACTACCGTGACCTTCACCTTCGGTGACTCCTTGACAGATGTAGGAAACAACAACTATCTGCAGTATTCTCTTGCAAAGTCAAATTATCCTTGGTATGGTATCGATTATGTTGGTGGTCGACCTACTGGGAGGTTCAGTAATGGAAGAACCATCGGTGACGTAATAT CCCAAAAGATGGGGATCATTCCATCGCCACCACCTTATCTATCCTTGTCACCGAACGATGATCAACTGCTTAAAGGGGTTAATTATGCATCTGGTGGAGCAGGAATACTCAATAGCACTGGACTCTATTTT ATTCAGAGGCTGAGTCTTGATGATCAAATACAAGATTTCAAAAAGACAACGGATGTCATCAAGGCTAAGATTGGGGCACAGGCTGCAGCCAAGCTTTGCAAGGATGCCGTCTACTTCATTGGACTTG ggagCAATGATTATATCAACAATTACCTGCAACCCTTTTTACCTACTGGTCGGCAGTACACTCCCGAACAATTTGCGGAATTATTGGTCGGTACCTTAGAGAGACAATTTAAG AGGCTCTACCAGCTGGGTGCCCGAAATATGACGTTCCATGGTCTCGGACCACTTGGCTGCATTCCTTCTCAAAGAGTCAGATCAAACACAGGGCAGTGCTTAAACCAAGTGAACCAGATGATGCTAGGATTCAACTCCAAAGTACAAAAGCTCCTTGCCTCTCTTAACAGCCAACTCCCAGGGGCAAAACTCTCATTTGCAGACACATACGGAGACGTCCTCGACTTAATCCAAAACCCTACAGCTTCCG GGTTTAAGGTTTCGAACCTTCCGTGTTGCAATGTGGCCACAAACATTGGAGGGCTATGCTTGCCTAACTCACAGGTATGCAGCAACCGGAGAGACTACGTGTTCTGGGACGCATTCCACCCTACCGACGCAGCGAACGCGGTTCTCGCAGATAAACTCTACCCGAAACTATTCGCGCCTCCTTCACCCTAG